In the Kaistella sp. 97-N-M2 genome, one interval contains:
- a CDS encoding MotA/TolQ/ExbB proton channel family protein, with protein sequence MEMNVSNNEEQVVAKKVGGLNPALIIPILILIGIAIYLFVLGNPGNFKADPRLNGLSSVAFSGLETKELHPGDGFMGVIYMGGPIVPILISFMIIVIVFSIERALALKKASGKGNVDSFVLNVRRLLNQNKIDEAIEECDRQEGSVGNVVREGLTTYKALAHDTTMNKEQKMVALNKSIEEATTLEMPMLEKNMMILSTLGTVATLVALLGTVIGMIKAFSALGSGGGTPDSAALSIGISEALVNTALGIGTSAVAIILYNYFTSKIDGLTFKIDEIAMSIQQSFAEFH encoded by the coding sequence ATGGAAATGAATGTTTCAAACAACGAGGAGCAAGTAGTTGCTAAAAAAGTAGGAGGATTGAATCCTGCGTTAATTATTCCTATTCTTATCTTGATAGGTATTGCAATTTATCTATTTGTCTTGGGTAATCCAGGGAATTTTAAAGCAGATCCAAGGCTTAACGGTCTTTCATCAGTTGCATTTTCCGGTTTAGAGACCAAAGAATTGCATCCGGGAGATGGTTTTATGGGTGTTATTTACATGGGGGGTCCAATTGTACCAATTCTTATTTCATTTATGATCATCGTGATCGTATTCTCTATTGAAAGAGCTTTAGCTTTAAAGAAAGCTTCCGGAAAAGGAAATGTAGATAGTTTTGTTTTAAACGTAAGAAGATTACTTAATCAGAATAAAATTGATGAAGCAATTGAAGAATGTGACAGACAAGAAGGTTCAGTAGGAAATGTGGTAAGAGAAGGTTTAACTACCTACAAAGCATTGGCGCATGATACTACAATGAATAAAGAGCAGAAAATGGTTGCTCTAAACAAATCAATCGAAGAAGCAACAACTTTGGAGATGCCAATGTTAGAAAAAAATATGATGATTCTTTCCACTTTAGGTACTGTTGCCACGTTGGTAGCTCTACTTGGAACAGTAATCGGGATGATCAAGGCATTTAGCGCATTAGGTTCAGGAGGAGGAACTCCGGATTCTGCTGCATTATCAATTGGTATTTCTGAGGCGTTAGTAAATACTGCTTTAGGTATTGGTACATCTGCTGTTGCAATTATTCTTTATAACTATTTTACTTCTAAGATTGACGGATTAACGTTCAAAATTGACGAAATCGCAATGTCAATTCAGCAGTCATTTGCAGAATTCCACTAA
- a CDS encoding DUF559 domain-containing protein has product MFYDHQSIEKKWQKFWKENQTYKTPNTTDKPKFYVLDMFPYPSGAGLHVGHPLGYIASDIYARYKRHEGFNVLHPIGYDSFGLPAEQYAIQTGTHPAITTEANITRYEEQLRKIGFSFDWSREVRTSDPAYYKWTQWIFVQLFHSWYNKATDSAEPIHTLIQHFRDHGTDQLSASQNEPLRFSAEEWSTASEADQQDILLNYRMAYRAETTVNWCPGLGTVLANDEVKDGKSERGGFPVFQKKMMQWSMRITAYSERLLQGLQTLDWPQPLKDAQEYWIGKSQGAQVSFEVLTPTLSKGEGAASETHSKPQFLTGGDHSKVLLQYAKGMRKEPTKAEDILWRSLRNRNLGYKFRRQHIIADYIADFVCIEKKLVIEVDGGSHQEQTKKNADDLRAQYLELYGFKLLRFSNKEVEKNTGSVLEQINHHLENTLTPSPLERVGVRISVFTTRPDTIFGATFMVLAPENPLVENLTTETQKSEVENYIEQTSKKTERDRMSDVKNVSGAFTGAYALNPFTEEQMPIYISDYVLMGYGTGAVMAVPAHDERDHRFAKKFNLPIINVIDNEKDIQEESFDSKDSVCVNSEFLNGLNYTDAKTKIIDEIENRGIGHGTTNYRQRDAIFSRQRYWGEPVPIYYKNGMPYSLPLSSLPLELPEVEKYLPTEDGDPPLGNAKTFAWDIINEKVVSTDLIDHVNVFPLELSTMPGWAGSSWYFLRYMDPHNTEFPVDKSLSDYWGQVDLYIGGSEHATGHLLYSRFWNMFLKDLGLTNHEEPFKKLINQGMILGMSAFVYRPVCNTGIFDKELNEYRDFKLPNIFISYKQWEEGVDSYKNLIPSSLIDKYGNDLIKALEYSDLQKIHVDVSLLKGTSDELDTDKFKSWRSEYADAEFILEDGKYICEREVEKMSKSKYNVVNPDDICEEYGADCLRLYEMFLGPLEQSKPWNTQGLSGVYGFLKKFYNLFYDGESLHISEEEPTKEEYKILHTLIKKVGYDIENFSFNTSVSQFMIAVNEFQKLKTNKRKILEPLAVLVSPYAPHISEELWRELGHRTTIEFEKFPVFEAKYLVEDEVQYPVSFNGKMKFKMALSSDLSADQIEEIAMKDQRVIDHLAGNTPRKVIIVPKKIINIVF; this is encoded by the coding sequence ATGTTTTACGACCATCAATCGATCGAAAAAAAGTGGCAAAAATTCTGGAAAGAAAATCAGACCTATAAAACGCCGAACACCACCGATAAGCCTAAGTTTTATGTTTTAGATATGTTCCCATATCCGTCGGGAGCGGGGTTGCACGTGGGACATCCTTTGGGATACATCGCTTCCGACATTTATGCGAGATACAAACGTCACGAAGGTTTCAATGTGTTGCATCCCATCGGCTACGATTCTTTTGGTTTGCCGGCAGAACAATATGCCATTCAAACCGGCACGCACCCCGCGATTACCACGGAAGCTAATATCACGCGGTATGAAGAACAGTTGCGAAAAATTGGCTTTTCGTTCGACTGGAGCCGTGAAGTAAGAACTTCCGATCCCGCCTATTACAAATGGACGCAATGGATTTTTGTGCAGCTCTTCCATTCCTGGTACAACAAAGCGACGGACAGCGCGGAACCTATTCATACTTTAATTCAGCATTTCAGAGATCATGGAACGGATCAGCTATCCGCTTCCCAAAATGAACCGCTCCGTTTCAGCGCGGAGGAGTGGAGCACTGCTTCAGAAGCCGATCAACAGGACATTTTACTGAACTACCGTATGGCTTACAGAGCTGAAACTACCGTAAACTGGTGTCCAGGATTAGGAACTGTTTTGGCGAATGATGAGGTGAAAGACGGAAAATCTGAACGCGGCGGATTTCCTGTTTTTCAGAAAAAAATGATGCAGTGGAGCATGAGAATTACTGCTTATTCCGAAAGATTATTGCAGGGTCTTCAGACCTTAGACTGGCCGCAGCCGCTGAAAGATGCGCAGGAATACTGGATCGGGAAATCTCAGGGAGCGCAGGTTTCTTTTGAGGTCCTCACCCCAACCCTCTCCAAAGGAGAGGGGGCCGCTTCAGAAACACACTCGAAGCCTCAATTTTTGACAGGAGGTGACCATTCTAAAGTTCTGCTGCAGTATGCGAAAGGGATGCGGAAAGAACCTACAAAAGCTGAAGATATTTTATGGCGGTCGTTAAGAAACAGAAATCTTGGTTATAAATTTCGACGACAGCATATCATTGCAGATTACATTGCGGATTTCGTTTGTATAGAGAAAAAATTGGTGATCGAAGTTGACGGAGGATCTCATCAAGAACAGACTAAAAAAAACGCTGATGATTTAAGAGCACAGTATTTAGAGCTTTATGGCTTTAAATTGCTTCGTTTTTCCAATAAAGAAGTGGAAAAAAATACGGGCTCTGTTTTAGAACAAATTAACCATCATTTAGAAAACACTCTAACTCCCTCTCCTTTGGAGAGGGTTGGGGTGAGGATTTCTGTCTTCACCACCCGCCCCGATACGATTTTTGGCGCCACCTTTATGGTTCTCGCACCGGAAAATCCCTTGGTGGAAAATTTGACGACCGAGACACAAAAATCCGAAGTCGAAAATTACATTGAACAAACATCGAAAAAGACGGAAAGAGACCGCATGTCCGACGTTAAAAATGTTAGCGGTGCTTTTACGGGAGCGTATGCGTTAAATCCTTTCACGGAGGAACAAATGCCGATCTATATTTCAGATTATGTTTTGATGGGTTATGGAACCGGCGCGGTGATGGCTGTCCCGGCGCATGACGAGCGGGATCACCGCTTTGCGAAAAAATTTAATTTGCCTATTATCAATGTCATCGATAATGAGAAAGATATTCAGGAAGAATCTTTTGACTCGAAGGATTCGGTGTGTGTGAATTCGGAATTTTTGAACGGACTGAATTATACCGATGCAAAAACAAAAATAATCGATGAGATCGAAAACCGCGGCATTGGTCATGGAACTACCAATTACAGACAGCGCGATGCGATATTTTCCCGCCAGCGATATTGGGGCGAACCTGTTCCGATTTACTATAAAAACGGCATGCCGTATTCGCTTCCGCTTTCTTCGCTTCCTTTGGAACTGCCGGAAGTGGAAAAATACCTACCCACCGAAGATGGCGATCCGCCGTTAGGAAATGCAAAAACTTTCGCGTGGGATATAATCAACGAAAAAGTTGTTTCTACAGATCTGATCGATCATGTGAACGTTTTCCCCCTCGAACTTTCCACCATGCCCGGCTGGGCCGGAAGCTCCTGGTATTTTCTGCGCTACATGGATCCTCACAATACGGAATTTCCCGTAGATAAAAGTCTTTCGGATTATTGGGGTCAGGTGGATTTATATATTGGCGGCAGCGAACATGCAACGGGACATTTGTTGTATTCCAGATTTTGGAATATGTTTCTGAAGGATCTGGGCTTAACCAATCACGAGGAACCTTTCAAGAAACTGATCAATCAGGGGATGATTTTGGGGATGAGTGCGTTTGTTTATCGTCCTGTTTGTAATACCGGAATCTTTGATAAAGAATTAAATGAATATAGAGACTTCAAATTGCCAAATATATTCATCTCTTATAAGCAGTGGGAAGAAGGTGTAGATTCATATAAAAATTTAATTCCTTCTAGTTTAATTGATAAATATGGAAATGACTTAATTAAAGCTTTAGAATATTCAGATTTACAAAAAATCCACGTTGATGTCTCTTTATTAAAAGGAACTTCTGATGAATTGGACACGGATAAATTTAAAAGTTGGCGTTCAGAATATGCTGATGCAGAATTTATTTTAGAAGACGGAAAGTATATTTGCGAACGAGAGGTCGAAAAAATGTCGAAGTCCAAATACAATGTGGTAAATCCGGATGATATTTGTGAGGAATATGGAGCAGATTGTCTGCGTTTGTATGAAATGTTTTTAGGACCATTAGAACAAAGTAAACCCTGGAATACACAAGGCTTAAGTGGAGTTTATGGGTTTTTAAAGAAATTCTATAATCTTTTTTATGACGGTGAATCTTTACATATTTCTGAGGAAGAACCAACAAAGGAAGAATACAAAATCTTACATACTTTGATTAAGAAGGTAGGTTATGATATTGAAAATTTCTCTTTTAATACCTCCGTTTCTCAGTTTATGATCGCTGTAAATGAATTTCAAAAGCTGAAAACGAACAAAAGGAAAATTCTGGAACCTCTTGCTGTTTTAGTCTCTCCGTATGCGCCTCATATCTCCGAGGAATTGTGGAGAGAATTGGGCCATCGAACCACCATCGAGTTTGAAAAATTCCCGGTGTTTGAGGCGAAGTATCTTGTTGAGGATGAGGTGCAGTACCCCGTAAGTTTCAACGGAAAGATGAAATTTAAAATGGCCTTAAGTTCCGACTTGTCGGCAGACCAAATTGAAGAAATTGCGATGAAGGACCAGCGTGTAATCGATCACCTTGCAGGAAATACGCCAAGGAAAGTAATCATAGTCCCGAAAAAAATCATTAATATTGTTTTTTAA
- a CDS encoding lipocalin family protein, producing MKSQIQKLLGRKSRLSGTFVWLLPILLLFVTVSLQSCRLDDDKNNNMEDPNLVGIWQPYRLNQKATLTTGAYDQPTEFSTCQQKGRITFSDNNTGSSKTYADVNDACFLQDETNFTYTYDTNSNILTITNEDGTSQSGSVVKLTPSELVYELVGNYDFQGETNVQVKTTFYARRTKD from the coding sequence ATGAAATCACAAATCCAAAAATTATTGGGACGCAAAAGCAGACTTTCGGGAACATTCGTCTGGCTTTTGCCGATTTTACTTTTATTTGTAACAGTATCCTTACAATCCTGCCGACTCGACGACGATAAAAACAACAATATGGAAGACCCGAATTTGGTGGGAATATGGCAGCCTTACCGTCTAAATCAGAAAGCCACCTTAACGACCGGAGCCTATGATCAACCCACCGAGTTTAGCACTTGTCAGCAAAAAGGACGCATCACGTTCAGCGACAATAATACAGGAAGTTCCAAGACCTACGCCGATGTGAATGATGCTTGTTTCCTACAGGACGAAACAAATTTTACATACACTTATGACACCAATTCTAATATTTTAACCATTACAAATGAAGACGGTACAAGCCAATCCGGCAGCGTTGTAAAACTAACACCTTCGGAACTGGTTTATGAATTGGTAGGAAATTATGATTTCCAGGGAGAAACAAACGTGCAGGTGAAAACTACTTTTTATGCCCGCAGAACGAAAGATTAA
- a CDS encoding biopolymer transporter ExbD, with translation MAEVQVKDSGAKGGKVRSKKQVPHVDLTPMVDLAFLLITFFMLVTTFNKPNVMDLGLPAKPKDKQVDPKTEIDLSNSISLIIGKDNRIFYHQLDQAGLNDQTLQETTFDRNGITKVIEQAKAKAKDQTKFTVIIKPTDDAVYKNFVDMLDEMAITKNEIYGITEVKPWELAIYEKKVGGSGAAPATPTN, from the coding sequence ATGGCAGAAGTACAAGTAAAAGACAGTGGCGCAAAAGGCGGAAAAGTACGCTCCAAAAAACAGGTGCCCCACGTAGATTTAACACCTATGGTTGATTTGGCGTTTCTTTTGATCACTTTCTTTATGTTAGTGACCACTTTTAACAAACCAAATGTGATGGATTTAGGACTTCCGGCAAAACCGAAAGACAAGCAAGTAGATCCGAAAACAGAAATTGATTTATCAAACTCTATATCATTAATTATAGGGAAAGACAATAGAATTTTTTATCATCAGTTAGACCAAGCAGGATTGAATGATCAGACCTTACAGGAAACAACTTTTGATAGAAATGGAATTACAAAAGTAATTGAGCAGGCAAAAGCCAAAGCAAAAGATCAAACCAAATTTACGGTGATCATTAAGCCTACGGATGATGCTGTATATAAAAATTTCGTAGATATGTTAGATGAAATGGCAATTACCAAAAATGAAATTTATGGTATTACAGAAGTTAAGCCATGGGAATTAGCAATTTATGAGAAAAAAGTAGGAGGTTCTGGTGCTGCACCAGCAACGCCTACTAACTAA
- a CDS encoding glycosyltransferase family 2 protein translates to MPEISIITPCFNSSPFLEETILSVLRQSFTDWEWLITDDNSTDNSVEIIKKIDDPRIILSVLDKNQGAGNARNKSLEKATGKYITFLDADDFWEANFLDEMIAFMKKENAELAYSNYARCDENLTPKIADFKADKEVTFDNLLKTCRLSLLSSMYDSERVGKEFFPAGSKREDHVMWLNLLKKIPVGKPLPKTMAKYRMHATSVSRRKTNIMKDQYLVYKDYMKFSTIKSWYYTGNWALNGFMKYSKIFN, encoded by the coding sequence ATGCCCGAAATTTCTATTATTACGCCCTGTTTTAATTCATCTCCTTTTTTGGAAGAAACAATCCTGTCTGTTCTGCGTCAAAGCTTTACGGATTGGGAATGGCTCATCACGGACGATAATTCTACCGATAATTCCGTAGAAATCATCAAAAAAATCGATGACCCGCGAATCATTCTTTCTGTTCTGGACAAGAATCAGGGCGCCGGCAATGCGCGAAATAAATCTTTGGAAAAAGCCACCGGAAAATATATCACCTTTTTGGATGCTGATGATTTTTGGGAAGCCAATTTTCTGGACGAAATGATTGCTTTCATGAAAAAAGAAAACGCCGAACTCGCCTACTCCAATTATGCGAGGTGCGACGAAAATTTAACACCGAAAATCGCAGACTTTAAAGCAGATAAAGAAGTCACTTTCGATAACCTGTTAAAGACCTGCCGCCTTTCTTTGCTGAGTTCCATGTACGATTCGGAAAGGGTTGGCAAAGAATTTTTCCCTGCGGGAAGCAAACGTGAAGATCATGTGATGTGGCTTAATCTGCTGAAGAAAATTCCCGTGGGAAAACCGCTGCCCAAAACCATGGCGAAATACCGCATGCACGCAACAAGTGTTTCCCGCAGGAAAACGAATATTATGAAAGATCAATACCTTGTTTATAAAGATTATATGAAATTTTCAACTATAAAATCCTGGTATTACACGGGAAACTGGGCGCTGAATGGCTTTATGAAATACTCAAAAATTTTTAACTGA
- a CDS encoding biopolymer transporter ExbD — translation MARVKPKRHNIRVDMTAMTDVSFLLLTFFILTAQFAKPDIETITTPSSISEKLLPDGSLMTILATTDGKFYFTPVENGTERIALLDAMGKKYGMTFTDKEKVAFSNAQSIGVPMNQLKGFLDLSDEDRKAYKSPNGIPMDSTKKELIDWVQQSLTVNPDYKLAIKGDVQTKYPKVKSLFEGLRDIDFLKFWLITSQETAQ, via the coding sequence ATGGCGAGAGTCAAACCAAAAAGACATAATATAAGGGTAGATATGACGGCCATGACCGATGTGTCATTTCTACTCCTTACATTCTTTATCCTCACGGCTCAATTTGCTAAACCGGATATCGAGACCATAACCACGCCATCTTCTATTTCAGAGAAGCTTCTTCCAGACGGAAGTTTAATGACTATTTTAGCTACCACTGACGGGAAATTTTATTTCACACCGGTGGAAAATGGAACCGAAAGAATAGCTTTGTTAGATGCAATGGGAAAGAAGTATGGAATGACGTTTACTGATAAAGAGAAAGTTGCTTTTTCTAACGCTCAGTCAATCGGGGTTCCAATGAATCAACTGAAAGGATTTTTAGACCTATCTGATGAAGATCGTAAAGCTTATAAAAGTCCAAACGGAATTCCTATGGACAGTACAAAAAAGGAATTAATTGATTGGGTACAGCAAAGTTTAACCGTTAATCCGGATTACAAATTAGCAATTAAGGGTGACGTTCAAACAAAGTATCCTAAAGTTAAATCATTATTTGAAGGATTAAGAGACATTGATTTCTTGAAGTTCTGGTTAATAACAAGTCAAGAAACGGCACAATAA